The region AAAGAACCTAAAGGCGGCGGAAGTCGCCTTTTTATATTGTCTTAAAAGGGGGGGAGGGGGGAGGAGGATTATTCTTTTATGAGGCGAAGGAAATGATAATTTCTTCCGAAGGAGAGAATCATGCGCACCGGCAAACCCTACCTCAACCTCCAGACCAAGATCGCCATCCTCGTCTGCGGCGTCGTCGCATTGGCGCTTCTGGTCACCAACATTCTCATCACCCGCCATATTGCCGCCACCGTCGAAGCCGGCATCGGCGAGAACGCCGCCGACATTGCCCGCATCATGGCCAGGTCGCCGCTCGTCATCGCCAGTTTGGAAGGCGGCCCTGGAACGCCGGACATCCGGGCATTCGCCAAACGCATCCGCAAAGCCACCAACGTCGAATTCATCGTCGTCATGGACATGAACGGCATCCGCAAGACCCACCCCAACCCGACGATTATCGGCCAGCATTTCGTGGGCGGCGACGAAGTAGCCGTGCTCAAGGAAGGCCGCGAATACACCTCCGTCGCCAAGGGTACCCTCGGCCTGTCGCTGCGCGCCTTCACTCCCGTCTTCGCCGCCGACGGCCGCCAGATCGGCGCCGTAGCCGTCGGCATTCTTCTTCACGACATCGAGCGGGAAATCGACCGCGCCCGCTCCATCATCTACCTCGCCGTCGGCGTGGGTCTGCTGGTCGGGGTCATCGGCGCGCTCGCCCTTGCCGCCAACATCAAGAAAACCATGTTCGGCCTTGAGCCCTTCGCCATCGCCCGTCTCGTCGAGGAGCGCAACGCCACCCTCCAGTCGGTCCGCGAAGGCATCATCGCCGTCGACAAAGAAGCCCGCATCACCGTCGTCAACGACGAAGCCAAGCGCATCCTTAGCAAAGCCGGCCTGGACGTCGACCTCATCGGCCGGAAAGTCACCGAGCGGATCGCCAACACCAGGCTACAGGAAGTGCTCGAAAGCGGCCGGGTAGAGCTCGATCAGGTGCAGAACATCAACGGCGTGGAAATACTCACCAATCGCATGCCGATAAAGGTCGACGGGCAAGTGGTGGGCGCCATCGCCACCTTCCGCGACAAAACCGAAATCCGCCTGCTCGCCGAGCAGCTCACCGGCATCCGCGCCTACGCCGAAGCCCTCCGCGCCCAGACCCACGAATTCATGAACAAACTTCACGTCATCCTCGGTATGGTCAAAATGGAATGCTATGATCAGCTTGCCGCCTACATCAACAGCATCGCCCAGGCTCGCCGCACCGAAACGGGATTCGTCACCGCCCAGATCCGCGACCCGGTCCTGGCCGGCTTTCTCCTTGGCAAACTCAGCCGGGCGCGGGAACTGGGAGCGGAACTTGTGCTCGAACCGTCTAGCTGCCTGCCCGCGCCCGCCGACCCGGAAACCGTCCACGAACTCATCACCATCATCGGCAACCTCGTCGACAACGCCCTCGACGCCGTCGCCAACGCCAACCGCAAACGGGTCGCGCTCCAAATCGCCTACGAAGGCGGCGAACTGACCATCGCCGTCACCGACAGCGGGCCAGGGATAGATCCCGGCGTCAGCGACGCCGTCTTCGCCAAAGGGTTCTCCACCAAGGCCGACGACCGCGGACTGGGACTCTACCTCGTCAAATGCAGCCTCGACCGCCTTGGGGGACGCGTCAGCCTCGCCGCCGGCGACGACGGCGGCGCCCGCTTCACCATCACGATACCTTATCATCCGGTGGAGGGAACAGTATGATAAAAGTCCTCATTGTCGAAGACGACCCAATGGTAGCCGAATTCAACCGGCGATACCTCGCCAGGACCGAAGGCTTCGAGCTCGTCGCCGTCGCCTCCTCGGGCGACGAGGCTCTGGACATCATCGCCCGCGCGAACGTCGACCTCGTCCTCCTCGACATATTCATGCCCGGCAAAACCGGACTCGAATTCCTCGGCGAAATCCGCCGCGCCGGCCGCGGAGTCGACGTCATCGTCGTCACCGCCGCCGCCGACCGGGGCAGCATTCAGCAAGCCCTCCAATACGGCGCGGTCGACTACCTCATCAAGCCGTTCGAATTCGAACGGCTCAACGCATCGCTGACCGCCTACCGCGAACGGATCAGGCTCATGCGCCGCAGCGACGTCCTCAGCCAGGCCGACCTTGACCGCCGCATCCTTCACAAAGACCTGCCGGCCCGGGCTGAACTCCCCAAGGGACTCGACCGCAACACCCTGCGCCGCGTCTGGACCCGGATCGCCGCCACCGGCGGCGCCGCCTTCTCCACCGGAGACATGGCCAGCGCCGTCGGCATCTCGCGCGTATCGATGCGCAAATACCTCGATTTCCTCACCCGGCAGGGGGTTCTGCACGTCGAAGCCGTGTACGGCGCCGTCGGCCGGCCGGTCTACAAATACCGCTGCGTCAACGCCGACGAAGCCCTGGTGGCCAGATACTGGTGACCGTCCCGCTTACATTAGTTACACAACTGTGATTTTAATTGCAAAAATGTTAACAAACTAACTGAAGATAGCGAAAACCGCGACCCGGGCAGTAATATTGAAATGATGAGGGGCTGGCAGTGCTCGCGCCTAACCTGGCCGGCATCATTTCATAACCTGGCGCGCACGGCAGCCCGAAAGAAGATACAGGAGGGTTTAACATGAACAAAGACCTCGTTCGGGCAATCGTGACAGTCGCCGTCGGCGCGGTCATCTGGTTCGCCCCGGTCCCCGCCGGAGTCAAGC is a window of Selenomonadales bacterium 4137-cl DNA encoding:
- a CDS encoding response regulator; this encodes MIKVLIVEDDPMVAEFNRRYLARTEGFELVAVASSGDEALDIIARANVDLVLLDIFMPGKTGLEFLGEIRRAGRGVDVIVVTAAADRGSIQQALQYGAVDYLIKPFEFERLNASLTAYRERIRLMRRSDVLSQADLDRRILHKDLPARAELPKGLDRNTLRRVWTRIAATGGAAFSTGDMASAVGISRVSMRKYLDFLTRQGVLHVEAVYGAVGRPVYKYRCVNADEALVARYW
- the dcuS gene encoding DcuS/MalK family sensor histidine kinase; amino-acid sequence: MRTGKPYLNLQTKIAILVCGVVALALLVTNILITRHIAATVEAGIGENAADIARIMARSPLVIASLEGGPGTPDIRAFAKRIRKATNVEFIVVMDMNGIRKTHPNPTIIGQHFVGGDEVAVLKEGREYTSVAKGTLGLSLRAFTPVFAADGRQIGAVAVGILLHDIEREIDRARSIIYLAVGVGLLVGVIGALALAANIKKTMFGLEPFAIARLVEERNATLQSVREGIIAVDKEARITVVNDEAKRILSKAGLDVDLIGRKVTERIANTRLQEVLESGRVELDQVQNINGVEILTNRMPIKVDGQVVGAIATFRDKTEIRLLAEQLTGIRAYAEALRAQTHEFMNKLHVILGMVKMECYDQLAAYINSIAQARRTETGFVTAQIRDPVLAGFLLGKLSRARELGAELVLEPSSCLPAPADPETVHELITIIGNLVDNALDAVANANRKRVALQIAYEGGELTIAVTDSGPGIDPGVSDAVFAKGFSTKADDRGLGLYLVKCSLDRLGGRVSLAAGDDGGARFTITIPYHPVEGTV